From a region of the Synechococcus sp. PCC 7335 genome:
- a CDS encoding DUF3368 domain-containing protein — MIVVSDTSALSGLAIVGKLSLLQALYGQIVIPEAVACGPRRGGQDEPKISQLLTLSWLEIQPSTNYRLIDELQAVHKLDKGESEAIALALGLDADALLIDERLGRCEASRLGLSITGMLGILLAAKKQGLVGVVRPTVDALIRKAGFRISSQLYREVMVASGEETE; from the coding sequence TTGATCGTTGTCAGCGATACGTCTGCGCTCAGCGGGTTAGCCATCGTTGGCAAGCTCTCTTTGCTACAAGCTTTGTATGGGCAGATAGTAATTCCAGAGGCGGTAGCGTGTGGACCTAGACGCGGCGGTCAAGACGAGCCGAAAATTTCTCAATTGCTAACGCTAAGCTGGTTAGAAATTCAGCCTTCGACAAATTACCGTCTAATAGATGAGCTACAAGCGGTTCATAAGTTGGATAAGGGTGAGTCGGAGGCGATCGCACTGGCGCTGGGGTTAGATGCAGATGCGCTGTTGATTGATGAGCGTTTAGGTAGATGCGAAGCAAGTCGTTTGGGCCTTTCTATTACTGGAATGCTAGGTATTTTGTTAGCAGCAAAAAAGCAGGGACTGGTTGGTGTAGTTCGTCCAACTGTAGACGCATTAATTCGTAAGGCTGGGTTTCGGATCAGCAGTCAGCTCTACAGAGAGGTTATGGTCGCTTCGGGAGAGGAGACTGAGTAG